A genome region from Brevibacillus laterosporus includes the following:
- the cas5c gene encoding type I-C CRISPR-associated protein Cas5: MKYGVQLHVWGEYACFTRPELKPERGSYDVITPSAARGILEAILWKPSINWIVDRIHVLNEIKFATIRRNELSHVIPSGHIKTAIEKDKPIKRQIITNDKERQQRSSMILKNPAYLIEAHVELTSLAYESDTLEKYFNMFVRRARKGQCIHNPYLGCREFAANFSYVEKDDDIFHQSCYRETPDRDLGLMLWDLNYQRKRESFHFHAKMRQGVIDISTSVKKEGIRL; this comes from the coding sequence ATGAAATATGGAGTTCAACTTCATGTATGGGGGGAATATGCATGTTTTACCCGTCCAGAACTCAAACCAGAAAGAGGTAGTTATGATGTAATTACTCCATCCGCCGCGCGTGGGATATTGGAAGCTATCCTATGGAAGCCTTCTATTAATTGGATTGTAGATCGTATTCACGTCCTGAATGAAATTAAGTTTGCAACCATTCGACGTAATGAACTATCACATGTAATTCCATCTGGTCATATAAAAACTGCGATAGAAAAAGATAAACCAATAAAGCGACAAATTATTACCAATGACAAGGAGAGGCAACAACGTTCATCGATGATCTTAAAAAATCCTGCTTATTTGATTGAAGCGCACGTTGAGTTAACTTCTTTAGCTTATGAATCTGATACTCTTGAAAAATATTTTAATATGTTTGTACGTAGAGCCAGAAAAGGACAATGTATTCATAATCCGTATCTTGGATGTAGAGAATTTGCAGCTAATTTTTCTTATGTTGAAAAGGATGATGACATATTCCATCAATCATGTTATAGAGAAACTCCTGATAGAGATTTAGGTTTAATGCTTTGGGATTTAAATTATCAAAGAAAAAGGGAGTCCTTTCATTTTCACGCTAAGATGCGTCAAGGGGTCATTGATATATCTACGTCGGTAAAGAAAGAAGGAATAAGACTTTGA
- the cas8c gene encoding type I-C CRISPR-associated protein Cas8c/Csd1, with translation MILQSLYQHYIDMSKMSMIDKYYYSTEKVSFVLEISLDGGLLNILDVRDMERNHLIPIKMSVPQHVGRSSNVKPYFLCDTLEYLLGYIPPKSINSREKFEGCKLLHFEVLSRTLDEEAQAVIRFYQNWDINQVTENPIVRSITNILNESGLAVIKVEGSDHYLHDKPIIYEKWIEYQKKLIKKTSKAGQCLVTGEYSEEIARIHDLPIKGIKNAHSTGASLVCFNQDSFKSYGKDQGFNAPTSYKAVFGYTTALNQLLNSENNCIHHIGDMTTVFWSRTNHIEKEQEHASFFRSLIVEDKHEGSDQDKSLKDLFERIRKGSEITEEMKTSLKIPFYVMGLSPNKKRVFIRFFWQGSIEKLLDKCSQHANDLEIDGYMNIEKSVPTITTILLETVSKEKKVNKEFWKSIASLEGQLLSSILEGTLYPFSLFAAIVNRIKADQNVNSTKAAIIKAYLSRYARIYKKRLLQEVTTVALNEQTRDIPYRLGRLFAVLEKAQADAVGGKNKLNRTIKDRFFSSAVTTPGIVFPSLIVTANYHMSESTYGFLRERNIEEILEDVNNFPSHLNSQQQGVFILGYYHQKQHMYKKGEKVDDNSKNVPTD, from the coding sequence TTGATCTTACAGTCGCTATATCAGCATTATATTGATATGTCAAAAATGTCAATGATTGATAAGTATTATTATTCCACGGAAAAGGTCTCATTTGTTCTTGAGATTTCATTAGATGGTGGCTTATTAAATATCTTAGATGTTCGTGACATGGAGAGGAACCACCTTATTCCTATTAAAATGAGCGTACCTCAACATGTAGGTAGGTCTAGTAATGTAAAACCATATTTTCTATGTGACACACTTGAATACTTATTAGGATATATACCTCCAAAGAGTATAAATAGTAGGGAAAAATTTGAAGGTTGCAAGTTACTCCATTTTGAGGTTTTATCAAGAACATTGGATGAAGAAGCTCAGGCCGTTATCCGATTTTATCAAAATTGGGATATAAATCAGGTCACAGAAAATCCTATTGTTCGGTCTATAACAAATATCTTAAATGAATCAGGTCTAGCTGTAATTAAAGTAGAGGGGAGTGATCATTACTTACATGATAAACCAATCATTTACGAAAAATGGATTGAATACCAAAAGAAACTCATAAAAAAGACATCTAAAGCTGGGCAATGTCTTGTCACAGGAGAATACTCAGAGGAGATTGCTAGAATTCATGATCTACCCATAAAAGGAATCAAGAATGCACATTCAACAGGTGCTTCTCTCGTTTGTTTCAATCAAGATTCATTCAAATCCTATGGAAAAGATCAAGGTTTTAATGCCCCCACTAGTTATAAGGCCGTATTTGGATATACCACAGCTTTAAATCAATTACTAAATTCCGAAAATAATTGCATACACCATATAGGAGATATGACTACTGTATTTTGGAGCAGGACCAATCATATAGAAAAAGAGCAGGAACATGCGAGTTTTTTTCGTTCACTTATTGTTGAAGACAAGCACGAGGGAAGTGATCAAGACAAATCATTAAAGGACTTGTTCGAACGAATTAGGAAAGGATCTGAAATAACGGAAGAAATGAAGACATCTTTGAAGATTCCATTCTATGTGATGGGGCTTTCTCCAAATAAAAAAAGGGTATTCATTCGTTTTTTTTGGCAGGGTAGTATTGAAAAGTTATTAGATAAATGTAGCCAACATGCAAATGACTTAGAAATTGATGGATATATGAATATTGAAAAATCCGTTCCAACGATAACCACCATTCTTTTAGAGACAGTAAGTAAAGAAAAAAAAGTAAACAAAGAATTCTGGAAATCAATTGCATCTCTTGAAGGTCAATTGTTGAGTTCCATCTTAGAAGGTACGTTATATCCTTTTTCATTGTTTGCTGCCATTGTTAATCGGATAAAAGCTGATCAAAATGTGAACAGCACAAAAGCAGCCATTATAAAAGCTTATTTATCACGTTATGCTCGCATTTATAAGAAACGATTATTACAGGAGGTTACCACTGTGGCATTAAACGAACAGACTAGAGATATTCCGTATAGATTAGGTAGGCTATTTGCAGTGCTAGAGAAAGCACAAGCAGATGCTGTAGGTGGCAAAAACAAGTTAAACCGTACGATAAAAGATCGTTTTTTTTCCTCAGCAGTAACTACACCAGGAATAGTTTTTCCTTCTTTGATCGTCACAGCGAATTATCATATGTCGGAATCTACTTATGGTTTTCTTCGTGAAAGGAATATTGAAGAAATTTTGGAGGATGTCAATAATTTTCCTTCTCATCTCAACTCCCAACAACAAGGTGTATTCATATTAGGATATTATCATCAAAAGCAGCACATGTATAAGAAAGGAGAGAAAGTAGATGACAATTCAAAGAACGTACCAACCGATTGA
- the cas7c gene encoding type I-C CRISPR-associated protein Cas7/Csd2 yields MTIQRTYQPIERRYDFVIIFDVTNGNPNGDPDAGNMPRVDGETGHGIVTDVCLKRRVRNYIEMIKHEETGFQIYVTEGVIHNEQHRQAYFSIRDQSNIKSTEPKLKPKDKEEANLLAQWMCDNFYDVRTFGAVMSSSVNCGQIRGPVQFTFSRSVEPIFSKDITITRQSVTKEGEDKQRTLGKKYIIPYALYRMNGFISAHFAEKSNFTEEDLNLLWEAIVHMFEHDRSASRGEMVVRKLIIFEHDSKLGIAPAHQLFDRIGIQKVLDQDQPARSFQDYVIEIERENLPAGVSIIEK; encoded by the coding sequence ATGACAATTCAAAGAACGTACCAACCGATTGAAAGGAGGTATGATTTTGTAATTATTTTTGATGTTACGAACGGAAATCCCAATGGCGATCCGGATGCAGGGAACATGCCACGCGTGGATGGAGAAACTGGTCATGGAATTGTAACGGATGTATGCTTAAAGCGAAGAGTACGAAACTACATCGAAATGATAAAACATGAAGAAACAGGGTTCCAAATTTATGTGACTGAAGGAGTCATACACAATGAACAGCATCGGCAAGCTTACTTTAGTATTCGGGATCAATCTAACATAAAATCTACTGAACCGAAACTTAAACCAAAGGATAAGGAAGAAGCCAATTTATTGGCACAATGGATGTGTGATAATTTTTATGATGTTCGTACTTTTGGAGCGGTTATGTCAAGTAGTGTTAACTGTGGCCAGATTAGAGGACCTGTCCAATTTACGTTCTCACGAAGTGTTGAACCAATCTTTAGTAAGGATATTACGATCACTCGACAATCAGTAACTAAAGAAGGAGAAGATAAACAGCGAACCTTAGGAAAAAAATATATTATACCCTATGCTTTATATCGTATGAATGGATTTATTTCAGCTCATTTTGCTGAAAAATCAAATTTTACTGAAGAAGATTTGAATCTATTGTGGGAAGCAATCGTTCATATGTTTGAACATGATAGATCTGCTTCAAGAGGTGAAATGGTTGTACGTAAACTAATCATCTTTGAACATGATTCCAAGCTTGGAATAGCCCCTGCCCATCAATTATTTGATCGAATAGGAATCCAGAAGGTTTTGGATCAAGATCAACCGGCTCGTTCCTTTCAGGATTATGTAATAGAAATTGAACGCGAAAATCTTCCTGCTGGTGTTTCAATCATTGAAAAATAG